TGCTAAAGCTGTAACTGAAGTTAAAGCTGGTAAAATTGACTTTAAAGTTGATAAAACTGGTATTGTGCATGCTGCAATAGGAAAAGCATCTTTTAGTGCTGATAAAATTGCTGGGAATGCGAATGAATTAATTCAAACATTAATAAAACTTAAGCCAACAACTGCTAAAGGTATTTACGTAAAAAGTATTTTCCTTTCTAGTACTATGAGTCCTAGTGTTGCTGTTGATCCTAAAGTTGGTTAATTAGTTAAATACTTTTATTATGACAAGAGAAGAAAAATCACAAGTAATTGAGGAATTAACTGCAGAACTAGCCAATAATGCTAACATATATTTAGCAGATATTTCAGGATTAAATGCATCAACAACCTCAGAATTACGTCGTGCTTGTTTTAGAGCAAACGTAAAACTAGCAGTAGTTAAAAACACATTACTTGAAAAAGCAATGGAAGCTTCCGATAGAGATTTTGGAAACCTTTCTACGGTTTTAAAAGGAAATACATCTGTGATGTATTCTGAAACAGGTAATGTACCAGCTAAGTTAATAAAAACCTTCCGAAAAAAATCAGAGAAACCTTTATTAAAAGGAGCTTTTAT
The genomic region above belongs to Mariniflexile litorale and contains:
- the rplJ gene encoding 50S ribosomal protein L10, yielding MTREEKSQVIEELTAELANNANIYLADISGLNASTTSELRRACFRANVKLAVVKNTLLEKAMEASDRDFGNLSTVLKGNTSVMYSETGNVPAKLIKTFRKKSEKPLLKGAFIEECVYIGDNQLDMLVDIKSKEELLGEIVGLLQSPAKNVISALKSSGGKLAGILKTLSEKEG